One genomic segment of Nocardia spumae includes these proteins:
- a CDS encoding cytochrome P450 codes for MSVQFSPYDFGIHDDPYPVYARLRAQAPVFRNTDDDFWALSRYADVIAALRDSDRYSSANGLRMEPAFWGPQAEQFFSFVAMDPPKHTRMRGLVTRAFTARRVQALAPRLREIATDLLAPLLERGSFDLMTEFAGPYPTEVISELVGVPSADRDLVRKLGMEIMYTEEESTDLRPEAMQAIGALVGYYTELTIERSKHRTDDLLSGLLDAADGDDRLSPEEIVGVLILLVGAGIETTMLTLGNIWHAAWSHPDRRVEALGRVDDWIAEGMRYDPATQSQLRTTTEPIELHGVTVPAGARMLLLTGAANRDPEVFDRPDVFDLDRDTGNALVFGSGRHHCLGSNLGLLELRTALGEISSRVADYDIDPAGARRIHSSNNRGFANLPTTVTPR; via the coding sequence ATGTCAGTGCAATTCAGTCCGTACGATTTCGGCATCCACGACGACCCTTATCCCGTGTACGCGCGACTGCGGGCGCAGGCCCCGGTGTTCCGCAATACCGACGACGACTTCTGGGCGCTGTCACGCTACGCCGATGTCATTGCCGCGCTGCGTGATTCGGATCGTTACTCGAGCGCCAACGGGTTGCGGATGGAACCGGCGTTCTGGGGGCCGCAGGCCGAGCAGTTCTTCTCGTTCGTGGCGATGGACCCGCCGAAGCACACCCGGATGCGTGGCCTGGTCACGCGCGCGTTCACCGCCCGGCGGGTGCAGGCGCTCGCACCCAGACTGCGGGAGATCGCGACCGATCTGCTGGCACCGCTGCTGGAACGCGGCAGTTTCGACCTGATGACCGAATTCGCGGGCCCCTATCCGACCGAGGTCATCTCCGAACTGGTCGGTGTTCCGAGTGCGGATCGCGATCTGGTGCGCAAACTCGGGATGGAGATCATGTACACCGAGGAGGAGTCGACCGATCTGCGGCCCGAGGCGATGCAAGCGATCGGCGCACTCGTCGGCTACTACACCGAGCTGACCATCGAACGCAGTAAGCACCGCACCGACGATCTGCTGTCGGGGCTGTTGGACGCCGCCGACGGTGATGACCGGCTCAGCCCGGAGGAGATCGTCGGTGTGCTGATCCTGCTGGTCGGCGCCGGGATCGAAACGACCATGCTGACTCTGGGCAATATCTGGCACGCCGCGTGGTCGCATCCCGATCGGCGGGTCGAGGCCCTGGGGCGCGTCGACGACTGGATCGCCGAGGGCATGCGCTACGACCCGGCGACCCAGTCACAGCTGCGCACCACCACCGAGCCGATCGAACTGCACGGGGTGACCGTTCCGGCGGGCGCGCGGATGCTGCTCCTGACCGGGGCCGCCAATCGCGATCCCGAGGTCTTCGACCGGCCCGACGTCTTCGATCTCGATCGCGACACCGGCAACGCGCTGGTGTTCGGCAGCGGACGTCATCACTGCCTGGGCTCGAATCTGGGGTTGCTGGAACTTCGGACCGCACTCGGGGAGATCAGCTCGCGAGTCGCCGACTACGACATCGATCCGGCCGGAGCGCGCCGCATTCACTCCTCCAATAATCGCGGATTCGCGAATCTGCCGACGACGGTCACCCCGCGCTGA
- a CDS encoding thiamine pyrophosphate-dependent enzyme — protein MTAGPERLLDDLLRATVTAVPPGPPRGGADAVVPGSAITVATCLELFDAQATSRHLDLTARRLTAAGTGFYSIGSSGHEGNVALAHALRPSDPALLHYRSGAFFVHRCHRIAGLDPIRDVLLGVIAAAAEPIAGGRHKVFGNRAAAVIPQTSTIASHLPRAVGLAFALDRARRLGRDTPWPADAVVLCTLGDASANHSTATGAVNTAIHTAHQGIPMPVLFVCEDNGIGISVPTPPDWIETIYGSRPGLRYFDADGSDLLAALSVSEEAARWVRGTRRPAMLRLRTVRLFGHAGSDVETAYRSASDIEADRRRDPVAATARLLIEAGAASADQVLSRYDAIGARVAAIAARLDGAPRLASAAEVRAPLAYPPVRPGITTPTETFTTTPASGTADEVSPDSDRSPTTLAQSINHTLAVLLRHDPDLLVFGEDVGRKGGVYGVTKGLQRTFGARRVFDTLLDEQSVLGTALGAGLAGFVPIPEIQYLAYLHNALDQIRGEAATLSYFSAGQYHNPMVVRIASFAYQRGFGGHFHNDNSVAALRDIPGLVVATPARADDAAALLRSCVEIARADGRVCLYLEPIALYHTRDLFESGDDRWSAVPSEEPGAFARARIHGDGTDLTIVTFANGVPMSLRAARRLAAAGIHARVLDLRWLTPLPVGDLRDHATATGAVLVADETRRSGGVSESVCAALIDSGFDGRLARVTSDDTFVPLGPAADLVLLSETAIVTAATRLLRPAQDPT, from the coding sequence GTGACGGCCGGACCGGAACGACTACTCGACGATCTGCTGCGCGCCACGGTGACCGCGGTACCGCCGGGTCCGCCGCGCGGCGGTGCCGACGCGGTCGTGCCCGGGAGCGCGATCACAGTCGCGACCTGTCTGGAGTTGTTCGACGCCCAGGCCACCAGCCGGCATCTGGATCTCACGGCCCGGCGACTCACCGCCGCCGGCACAGGCTTCTACAGCATCGGATCCAGTGGACACGAGGGCAATGTCGCACTCGCGCACGCGCTGCGACCCTCCGATCCGGCACTGTTGCACTACCGTTCGGGAGCGTTCTTCGTTCATCGCTGCCACCGGATCGCGGGGCTGGATCCGATCCGCGATGTGCTGCTCGGGGTGATCGCCGCCGCGGCGGAACCGATCGCGGGCGGGCGGCACAAGGTGTTCGGCAACCGGGCCGCGGCGGTGATTCCGCAGACCTCCACCATCGCCTCGCATCTGCCGCGGGCGGTCGGGCTGGCCTTCGCACTCGACCGTGCCCGGCGCCTGGGCCGAGACACGCCGTGGCCGGCGGACGCTGTCGTGCTGTGCACTCTCGGCGATGCCTCCGCCAACCACTCGACCGCCACCGGTGCCGTCAACACCGCGATTCACACCGCGCACCAGGGCATTCCGATGCCGGTGTTGTTCGTGTGCGAGGACAACGGCATCGGCATCAGTGTGCCCACTCCCCCGGACTGGATCGAAACGATCTACGGATCACGGCCGGGCCTGCGATATTTCGACGCCGATGGATCTGACCTGCTTGCCGCCCTGTCGGTTTCGGAGGAGGCCGCGCGCTGGGTGCGCGGCACCCGCCGACCTGCGATGCTGCGGCTGCGCACCGTCAGGTTGTTCGGGCACGCGGGATCGGATGTGGAGACCGCGTACCGGAGCGCGAGCGATATCGAGGCCGATCGTCGGCGCGATCCGGTGGCGGCGACCGCTCGCCTGCTGATCGAGGCCGGTGCGGCGAGCGCCGACCAGGTGCTGAGCCGCTACGACGCGATCGGCGCCCGGGTCGCGGCGATTGCCGCGCGGCTGGACGGGGCGCCGCGTCTGGCCTCGGCCGCCGAGGTGCGCGCACCACTGGCCTACCCGCCGGTTCGGCCCGGCATCACGACACCGACCGAAACCTTCACTACGACACCGGCTTCCGGTACGGCCGACGAAGTATCGCCGGACTCCGATCGCTCCCCCACGACCCTGGCGCAGTCGATCAACCATACTCTCGCCGTTCTACTCCGACACGATCCCGACCTGCTGGTCTTCGGTGAGGATGTGGGCCGCAAGGGTGGCGTATACGGCGTCACCAAGGGATTGCAGCGAACGTTCGGCGCACGGCGTGTCTTCGACACGCTCCTGGACGAACAGAGTGTGCTGGGTACCGCGCTGGGAGCGGGACTGGCGGGATTCGTGCCGATTCCGGAGATCCAATACCTGGCCTACCTCCACAACGCGCTCGACCAGATCCGCGGTGAGGCGGCGACCCTGTCGTACTTCTCCGCCGGGCAGTACCACAATCCGATGGTCGTGCGGATCGCCTCGTTCGCCTACCAGCGCGGCTTCGGCGGGCACTTCCACAACGACAATTCCGTTGCCGCACTGCGCGACATCCCCGGACTGGTGGTCGCGACGCCCGCGCGCGCCGACGATGCCGCGGCCCTGCTGCGCAGCTGTGTGGAGATCGCCCGCGCCGACGGAAGAGTATGCCTGTACCTCGAACCGATCGCGCTGTATCACACGCGGGATCTGTTCGAGTCCGGCGACGACCGCTGGTCGGCCGTTCCCAGCGAGGAGCCGGGCGCGTTCGCCCGAGCTCGAATCCACGGCGACGGTACCGATCTCACGATCGTCACCTTCGCCAACGGCGTGCCGATGAGCCTGCGCGCCGCGCGGCGACTGGCCGCCGCCGGCATTCACGCCCGCGTGCTCGACCTGCGCTGGCTCACACCGCTTCCCGTCGGCGATCTGCGCGACCACGCCACCGCGACCGGTGCGGTTCTCGTCGCCGACGAGACCCGCCGCAGCGGCGGTGTCTCGGAATCGGTGTGCGCGGCGCTGATCGACAGCGGCTTCGACGGACGCCTGGCACGGGTCACCAGTGACGACACGTTCGTACCGCTGGGCCCGGCCGCCGATCTGGTGCTGCTGAGCGAGACGGCGATCGTCACCGCGGCCACCCGGCTGCTGCGTCCCGCTCAAGATCCGACGTGA
- a CDS encoding FMN reductase has product MSYTVVVLTAGLSQPSSTRLLADQLADAVSAAVAARGEAVDIEIIELRDLAADLAATMVSGGLPTPAVAAAREKVSAADGLIAVTPVFAASYSGLFKMFIDVLDTEALNAMPVLIAATAGTARHALVLDHAMRPLFTYLRAVVVPTGVFAATEDFGSTGLGERIHRAAAEFAALVVAVPTAVAGFLPEPARPRRSGNQLGEVTPFSKLLAGHTGHVEQPHQRADQR; this is encoded by the coding sequence ATGTCGTACACTGTCGTCGTACTCACCGCCGGGTTGTCGCAGCCGTCGAGCACGCGCCTGCTCGCCGACCAGCTCGCCGATGCCGTCTCCGCCGCGGTCGCCGCGCGCGGTGAGGCCGTCGATATCGAGATCATCGAATTGCGGGATCTGGCTGCCGATCTCGCCGCCACCATGGTCTCCGGCGGGCTGCCCACACCCGCGGTGGCCGCGGCGCGGGAGAAGGTGTCGGCGGCCGACGGCCTCATCGCCGTCACACCGGTCTTCGCGGCGAGCTATTCGGGCCTGTTCAAGATGTTCATCGATGTGCTGGACACCGAGGCACTCAACGCGATGCCGGTCCTGATAGCCGCGACCGCCGGTACCGCCCGGCACGCGCTGGTGCTCGACCACGCGATGCGGCCGCTGTTCACCTATCTGCGGGCAGTCGTGGTGCCGACCGGGGTCTTCGCCGCGACGGAGGATTTCGGATCGACCGGACTGGGCGAACGTATCCATCGCGCTGCCGCCGAATTCGCCGCCCTCGTGGTGGCGGTGCCGACCGCTGTCGCGGGGTTCCTGCCCGAACCCGCCCGGCCACGCCGGTCGGGTAACCAGCTGGGTGAGGTGACACCGTTCAGCAAGCTCCTGGCCGGGCACACCGGTCACGTAGAGCAGCCACACCAGCGGGCAGACCAGCGGTAG
- a CDS encoding LLM class flavin-dependent oxidoreductase, with the protein MQFGIFTVGDVTVDPTTGVAPTEGERIDAMMRLALEAEKVGLDVFATGEHHNPPFVPSSPTTMLGWVAARTEKLQLSTSTTLITTNDPVKIAEDYAMLQHLSGGRVDLMMGRGNTGPVYPWFGKDIRKGVDLAIENYHLLRRLWRERVVDWQGQFRTPLQGFTATPAPLDGTPPFVWHGSIRSPEIAEQAAYYGDGFFHNNIFWNKEHTEQMVRLYRQRFEHYGHGAADQAFVGLGGQVFMAETEAAAKKFFRPYFDNAPVYGHGPSLEDFTEMTPLTVGTPEQVIERTLGFADYAGDYQRQLFLIDHAGLPLDVALEQVRILGEEVVPVLRKEFELRRPAHVPSDPPTHASLVAAGPDAPHHLVEPARERLLAAAEQA; encoded by the coding sequence ATGCAGTTCGGTATCTTCACCGTCGGCGACGTCACCGTCGACCCGACCACGGGCGTCGCGCCCACCGAGGGCGAACGCATCGACGCGATGATGCGTCTCGCACTCGAGGCCGAGAAGGTCGGCTTGGACGTGTTCGCCACCGGTGAGCACCACAACCCGCCGTTCGTGCCCTCCTCGCCCACGACCATGCTCGGCTGGGTCGCCGCCCGCACCGAGAAACTGCAGCTGTCGACCTCGACCACGCTGATCACCACCAACGATCCGGTGAAGATCGCCGAGGACTACGCGATGCTGCAGCACCTGTCCGGCGGACGCGTCGATCTCATGATGGGACGCGGCAACACCGGACCGGTCTATCCGTGGTTCGGCAAGGACATCCGCAAGGGCGTCGATCTCGCGATCGAGAACTACCACCTGCTGCGCCGGCTGTGGCGCGAACGCGTCGTCGACTGGCAGGGCCAGTTCCGCACCCCGCTGCAGGGATTCACCGCCACCCCCGCACCGCTGGACGGCACCCCGCCGTTCGTGTGGCACGGCTCCATCCGCTCCCCCGAGATCGCCGAACAGGCCGCCTACTACGGTGACGGCTTCTTCCACAACAACATCTTCTGGAACAAGGAACACACCGAGCAGATGGTTCGGCTGTACCGGCAGCGGTTCGAGCACTACGGTCACGGCGCGGCCGATCAGGCCTTCGTCGGACTCGGTGGGCAGGTGTTCATGGCCGAGACCGAGGCCGCGGCCAAGAAGTTCTTCCGGCCGTACTTCGACAACGCTCCGGTCTACGGGCACGGTCCGTCGCTGGAGGATTTCACCGAAATGACGCCGCTGACGGTGGGCACCCCGGAGCAGGTCATCGAACGGACACTGGGCTTCGCCGATTACGCCGGTGACTACCAGCGGCAGCTGTTCCTGATCGACCACGCGGGACTGCCCCTCGACGTGGCGCTGGAGCAGGTCCGGATCCTGGGCGAGGAAGTCGTGCCGGTGCTGCGCAAGGAATTCGAATTGCGCCGTCCCGCACACGTTCCCAGCGATCCCCCGACCCACGCCTCGCTGGTGGCCGCCGGACCGGACGCGCCGCATCACCTGGTCGAGCCGGCCCGGGAGCGGCTGCTCGCCGCCGCCGAACAGGCTTGA